The following proteins are co-located in the Acinetobacter sp. NCu2D-2 genome:
- the metF gene encoding methylenetetrahydrofolate reductase [NAD(P)H]: MSKQIPISFEFFPTKTDVGAEKLITVHQELQKLNPEFFSVTYGAGGSTRERTLKTLDDFNGKGTPVAPHLSCIGDSKARIAELLDLYKSQGINRIVALRGDLPSGQVGLGELPYATDLVRFIREHSGDHFHIEVAAYPEMHPQAESFDKDIQRFCDKANAGANAALTQFFFNPDAYFYFVERIQKEGVNIPVAPGIMPITNASNLIRFADGTGAEIPRWIRKQLADYGDDTASIKAFGHEVVVKLCERLIAGGAPSLHFYTMNTTDPTRQLVLDLGLA; encoded by the coding sequence ATGTCAAAACAGATTCCCATTTCATTCGAGTTTTTCCCCACCAAAACAGATGTTGGTGCAGAAAAACTGATTACCGTTCATCAAGAACTACAGAAACTTAATCCTGAGTTTTTCTCCGTGACTTATGGCGCAGGTGGTTCAACACGCGAACGTACGCTGAAAACCTTAGATGACTTTAATGGTAAAGGCACACCAGTTGCCCCTCACCTATCGTGTATCGGTGACAGCAAAGCGCGTATTGCTGAATTGCTTGATTTGTACAAATCACAAGGCATCAACCGTATTGTTGCACTGCGCGGAGATTTACCATCAGGTCAGGTGGGTCTTGGTGAACTGCCTTATGCAACCGATTTAGTACGTTTCATTCGTGAGCATTCAGGCGATCATTTCCATATTGAAGTCGCAGCTTATCCTGAAATGCATCCACAAGCTGAAAGCTTTGATAAAGACATTCAACGTTTTTGCGACAAAGCCAATGCTGGTGCCAATGCTGCACTGACACAATTCTTCTTTAATCCAGATGCCTACTTTTATTTTGTAGAACGCATTCAAAAAGAAGGTGTGAATATTCCTGTTGCCCCAGGCATTATGCCGATTACCAATGCAAGTAACTTAATTCGCTTTGCTGATGGTACAGGTGCGGAAATTCCACGTTGGATTCGCAAGCAATTGGCAGATTATGGTGATGACACCGCTTCAATCAAAGCTTTTGGTCATGAAGTAGTCGTTAAGCTATGTGAACGTCTGATTGCGGGTGGTGCACCTAGCTTGCATTTCTATACAATGAACACCACAGATCCTACCCGTCAACTTGTGCTTGATTTGGGTTTAGCATAA
- a CDS encoding 16S rRNA (uracil(1498)-N(3))-methyltransferase translates to MPRFYMETDLAVNQTVELTETVFHHWVKVLRAQVGETATLFNGQGGEYQAELVEVNKKSASVRIDHFNPSNRTPKFKALLGQVMSKGDRMDYAIQKAVELGVSEIQLLTSERCEMRLKYDRDQKKLDHWQGVAIAACEQCGLNIVPKILNPLPLEKWLDTSLPATKLVLAPNKDETDVLNQANSELALLIGPEGGLSEEEINLANTKGFANWCIGERVLRTETAPVVALSILNYKFM, encoded by the coding sequence ATGCCACGTTTTTATATGGAAACTGATTTAGCAGTAAATCAGACTGTTGAATTGACGGAAACCGTATTTCATCATTGGGTTAAGGTCTTACGCGCTCAAGTAGGTGAAACAGCCACATTGTTTAATGGACAAGGTGGTGAATATCAAGCTGAACTTGTAGAAGTCAATAAAAAATCAGCTTCTGTTCGAATTGATCATTTTAACCCGAGCAATCGAACGCCAAAATTTAAAGCCTTACTCGGTCAAGTGATGAGTAAAGGCGATCGTATGGATTATGCGATTCAAAAGGCTGTAGAGCTTGGTGTATCCGAGATTCAGCTTTTGACCTCAGAACGCTGTGAAATGCGCTTAAAGTACGATCGAGATCAAAAGAAACTCGACCATTGGCAAGGTGTCGCGATTGCTGCATGTGAGCAATGTGGTTTAAATATTGTCCCTAAAATTCTCAATCCCCTTCCCCTTGAAAAATGGTTAGATACATCTTTACCTGCAACAAAACTTGTATTGGCACCAAATAAAGATGAAACCGATGTTTTAAATCAGGCCAATTCAGAACTAGCGCTACTCATTGGCCCTGAAGGTGGTTTAAGCGAAGAAGAAATTAACCTCGCAAATACCAAAGGTTTTGCCAATTGGTGTATCGGTGAACGCGTTTTAAGAACTGAAACTGCACCTGTGGTTGCGCTTTCAATTTTGAACTATAAATTTATGTAA
- a CDS encoding EAL domain-containing protein translates to MVHHQDDFIQHHLNSAQIANTLRHSRYFLISILIICLYIFCLYLLQYGSSDLYFNLWFLLTEIIVSSCLLINSIYFKPNHYQPQNADRWLNIQCLIVGICISIGIYTIYTYLPQVNANFSNIEALTLSALLLIVTQAFGLTFLTQKLAYFCLVFIPALVPFFLSQLINQNHNNAFLGLSLNFAIIVILLCASSTYRIHKRTSRLYAQNSLLVSEAKQQIAWTDELCQQLKNEVDKSKDIELQLQLNNQLLEQKVRERTYDINQINNDLQKQHQNLELAHEIAGIRPWDWNIKDRVITLTTNNHEKVVRHSKEHHAQLQHIIHPDDVDYFKTNMKQHLRGQAERYEATYRIQQSKGVWSWVHDIGRVISRDPKTNKPLRMVGIRRDIQNERMSEERLKLAASVLEQAAEGIFILNEDLRYIDANPFFEQLSGFARGEIIGKHLFDITANYRSQQRSAHSKIIKHVMKNGSYDGELNEKFLSGKELALWLHINAITDDEGRVTHYIGIVSDLTERKHNEQRLNYLENYDTLTDLPNRFYYNYQLHQYLVTQKDSIKQMAVIRLNIDRFRPLNEYLSNNGGDELLRQVAQRLRITNAEALFVAHLNGDDFAILYEISHIRPSVQEQCDRISKAFAQPFNIVGQDYVITISMGVAFYPDHGRQLDYLNNCAEQALSEAKALGGNTTRFYSNENTALLEQGIFIERDLRKAIQNGELVVYYQPKINFVDQSIYGFEALIRWDHPEKGIIPPGMFIPLAEQTSLISEIGRLVIQQTAKQIRQWNDRGFNDICVSVNIVAQQLRRGQLLNDLDEAIEINRISGSSLELEITESSLVENSDSVKNLLNQIKERDICISLDDFGTGYSSLSYLADFPIDILKIDRSFVSKIGEEKQDAIVSAMVAMGKAMGMIVVAEGIENKLQLDYLRDLKCDIAQGYIFSKPLPVQEATQYLEQNRENVSYSYQV, encoded by the coding sequence ATGGTTCATCATCAGGATGATTTTATTCAGCACCATCTTAATAGTGCTCAAATAGCGAATACGCTTCGTCATAGTCGCTATTTCTTGATTAGTATTTTAATCATTTGCCTCTATATTTTTTGCCTGTATTTGTTGCAATACGGATCTTCAGATCTTTATTTTAATTTATGGTTTCTCCTGACTGAAATTATTGTCAGTAGCTGTTTACTCATTAATTCAATTTACTTCAAACCTAATCACTACCAACCGCAAAATGCGGATCGTTGGCTCAATATTCAGTGTTTGATTGTTGGTATCTGTATTTCTATTGGTATTTATACCATCTATACCTATTTACCTCAGGTCAATGCGAACTTTTCAAATATTGAAGCACTGACTTTATCTGCATTACTTCTCATTGTGACCCAAGCCTTTGGATTGACCTTTTTAACGCAAAAATTAGCTTATTTTTGTTTGGTCTTTATTCCGGCTTTAGTGCCCTTTTTTCTATCGCAATTAATTAATCAAAACCACAACAACGCATTTTTAGGATTATCACTAAATTTTGCGATTATTGTGATTTTACTCTGCGCATCAAGTACCTACAGAATTCATAAACGAACTTCTCGTTTATACGCACAAAATAGCCTTTTAGTATCTGAAGCAAAGCAACAAATTGCATGGACAGATGAACTCTGCCAACAGCTGAAAAATGAAGTCGATAAATCCAAAGATATTGAATTACAACTACAACTGAATAATCAGCTTTTAGAACAAAAAGTCCGTGAACGTACTTATGACATCAACCAAATTAATAACGATCTACAAAAGCAGCATCAAAACTTAGAACTTGCTCATGAGATTGCCGGCATTCGACCGTGGGATTGGAATATTAAAGATCGTGTCATCACGCTTACCACCAATAATCATGAAAAAGTGGTTCGTCATTCCAAAGAACATCATGCACAGCTGCAACATATCATCCACCCCGATGATGTCGATTATTTTAAAACCAATATGAAACAGCACTTGCGTGGACAAGCTGAGCGCTACGAAGCGACCTATCGTATTCAGCAATCCAAAGGTGTATGGAGTTGGGTGCATGATATTGGGCGTGTCATTAGCCGTGATCCAAAAACCAATAAACCACTGCGCATGGTAGGTATTCGGCGTGATATACAAAATGAACGTATGTCAGAAGAACGGCTAAAACTGGCTGCCAGCGTTCTGGAGCAAGCGGCTGAAGGCATCTTTATCCTTAATGAAGATTTACGTTATATCGATGCCAATCCGTTCTTTGAGCAGTTGTCTGGTTTCGCACGCGGAGAGATCATTGGGAAACACCTATTTGATATCACTGCCAACTATCGTTCTCAACAGCGTAGCGCTCATTCGAAAATCATTAAGCATGTGATGAAGAATGGCTCTTATGATGGCGAACTAAATGAAAAGTTCCTTTCCGGCAAAGAATTAGCACTTTGGCTGCACATTAATGCCATTACCGATGATGAAGGTCGTGTCACTCACTATATTGGTATAGTTTCGGACTTAACCGAACGCAAACACAATGAACAACGCCTCAATTATTTGGAAAATTACGATACACTGACCGATCTGCCAAACCGTTTTTATTACAACTATCAATTACACCAGTACTTAGTCACACAAAAAGATTCTATTAAACAAATGGCCGTGATTCGACTCAATATCGACCGTTTCCGTCCATTAAATGAATATTTAAGTAATAACGGCGGTGATGAACTACTTCGTCAAGTCGCACAGCGTTTACGTATTACCAATGCTGAAGCACTTTTTGTTGCGCATTTAAATGGTGATGATTTCGCTATTTTGTACGAGATTTCACATATCCGCCCTTCTGTTCAGGAACAATGTGATCGTATTTCGAAAGCATTTGCACAGCCATTTAATATTGTTGGTCAAGACTATGTGATCACTATTTCGATGGGTGTCGCGTTCTATCCTGACCATGGGCGTCAATTGGATTACCTGAATAACTGTGCTGAACAAGCCCTATCTGAAGCTAAAGCCTTGGGCGGAAACACGACACGTTTCTATTCAAATGAAAATACGGCATTGCTTGAACAAGGGATTTTCATTGAACGTGACTTACGTAAAGCCATTCAAAATGGTGAATTGGTAGTGTATTACCAACCTAAAATCAACTTTGTTGATCAAAGTATTTACGGTTTTGAAGCCTTAATTCGTTGGGATCACCCTGAAAAAGGCATTATTCCACCCGGTATGTTTATTCCACTTGCTGAACAAACCAGTTTGATTTCTGAAATTGGTCGCTTAGTCATTCAACAAACTGCGAAACAAATACGTCAATGGAATGATCGCGGTTTTAACGATATCTGTGTGTCGGTGAATATCGTGGCGCAGCAACTCCGTCGTGGACAATTACTCAATGATCTTGACGAAGCAATCGAAATTAACCGAATTTCTGGTTCAAGTTTAGAACTCGAAATTACCGAATCTTCATTGGTTGAAAACTCAGATTCAGTCAAAAATTTGTTAAATCAAATTAAAGAACGCGATATCTGTATTTCATTAGATGACTTCGGTACAGGATATTCTTCGCTGTCTTATCTTGCTGACTTCCCGATTGATATTTTAAAAATTGACCGCAGTTTCGTGTCTAAAATTGGTGAAGAAAAACAAGATGCCATTGTCAGTGCAATGGTGGCAATGGGTAAAGCCATGGGCATGATCGTGGTTGCAGAAGGGATTGAGAATAAATTACAGCTCGATTATTTACGTGATTTGAAATGTGATATTGCTCAAGGCTACATTTTCTCCAAACCGTTACCCGTTCAGGAAGCCACACAATATCTAGAACAAAACCGAGAAAATGTCTCATATAGCTATCAAGTCTAA
- a CDS encoding NADP-dependent malic enzyme — translation MDEQSLKQQALYYHEFPTPGKISVTPSKQLVNQRDLALAYSPGVAAPCLEIERDPSTAALYTARGNLVAVVSNGTAVLGLGNIGPLASKPVMEGKGVLFKKFAGVDVFDIEIAENDPDKIVDIVAALEPTFGGINLEDIKAPECFYIEQKLRERMNIPVFHDDQHGTSIIVGSALLNALKLNGKKIEEIKIVASGAGAAALSCLNLLCALGAKKENIIVADSRGLLTTKREGLDESKKAYVQDIEGTQLADVMDGADMFLGLSAAGILTQDMVKQMAKDPIIFALANPDPEILPELAHTARPDVIMATGRSDYPNQVNNALCFPYIFRGALDVGATTINEEMKIACVHAIARMAHVEADAASYGEKSASFGRDYLIPRPLDQRLILEIAPAIAQAAMDSGVATRPIKDFSHYRQRLSEFVYNSAFIMKPIFAQAKTDPKRIAYAEGEDLRVLRAVQIAVDEGLAKPILVGRPAVIEANIKKLGLRLQDGVNITIVDQEKNPNYEMFADDYYSIMQRKGVTPEYAQRETRRRSTLIASMLVKHGLADGMLCGTYSSYDIHLDFVSNIIGKQEGHNTFFTLNALMLEDRNIFIADTYINRNPTAEQLAEMTILAAEEVRRFGMTPRVALLSHSSFGSDQTDPSAQKMRKVFDILTEIAPELEVEGEMHADAALDENIRGFAFPNSRFKGSANLLIMPNLDAANISFNLLKSTSGNNVTIGPILLGAAKPVHILTPTATTRRLVNMTALTVAEIQEAEKNAL, via the coding sequence ATGGACGAACAATCTTTAAAGCAACAAGCACTTTATTATCATGAATTTCCAACTCCCGGCAAAATCAGCGTTACTCCTAGTAAACAACTCGTAAACCAACGTGATTTAGCACTGGCATACTCACCTGGTGTTGCTGCACCATGTTTAGAAATCGAACGTGACCCATCGACTGCTGCACTTTATACAGCACGTGGCAACTTGGTTGCGGTGGTCAGTAACGGTACTGCTGTATTGGGTTTAGGGAATATCGGTCCATTGGCATCTAAGCCAGTTATGGAAGGTAAAGGTGTTCTGTTCAAAAAGTTTGCTGGCGTTGACGTATTCGATATCGAAATCGCAGAAAATGATCCAGATAAAATCGTTGATATCGTTGCTGCATTAGAACCAACTTTTGGTGGTATTAACCTTGAAGATATCAAGGCACCAGAATGTTTCTATATTGAGCAGAAACTTCGAGAACGCATGAACATTCCTGTGTTCCATGATGACCAACACGGTACTTCAATTATTGTGGGTTCAGCATTACTCAATGCACTTAAACTAAACGGCAAAAAAATCGAAGAGATTAAAATTGTCGCTTCAGGTGCGGGTGCTGCTGCCCTTTCTTGCCTCAATCTGCTTTGTGCATTGGGTGCGAAAAAAGAAAATATCATCGTTGCTGACTCACGCGGTCTACTCACAACCAAACGTGAAGGTTTGGACGAATCTAAGAAAGCATATGTACAAGACATCGAAGGCACACAGCTTGCTGACGTGATGGACGGTGCAGATATGTTCCTTGGTCTATCTGCTGCAGGTATTCTGACTCAGGATATGGTGAAACAGATGGCCAAAGATCCGATCATCTTTGCTTTAGCAAACCCGGATCCTGAAATTCTGCCTGAACTTGCACATACGGCACGTCCTGACGTGATTATGGCGACTGGTCGTTCTGACTATCCAAACCAAGTGAATAACGCTCTTTGCTTCCCTTATATCTTCCGTGGTGCACTTGATGTTGGCGCAACAACGATTAATGAAGAGATGAAGATTGCCTGTGTGCATGCGATTGCGCGTATGGCTCACGTTGAAGCAGATGCAGCATCATATGGTGAAAAATCTGCATCATTTGGTCGTGACTACTTAATTCCACGTCCACTTGATCAACGTTTAATTCTTGAAATTGCGCCTGCAATTGCACAAGCAGCGATGGATTCAGGTGTTGCGACTCGTCCAATTAAAGACTTCTCGCATTACCGTCAACGTTTGTCTGAGTTTGTGTATAACTCAGCATTCATCATGAAGCCAATTTTCGCTCAAGCGAAAACGGATCCTAAGCGTATTGCATATGCTGAAGGTGAAGATTTACGCGTACTTCGTGCGGTTCAGATTGCAGTAGATGAAGGTTTAGCTAAACCTATTCTTGTAGGTCGCCCTGCGGTGATTGAAGCAAACATTAAAAAACTCGGTCTTCGTCTTCAAGACGGCGTGAATATCACTATCGTTGACCAAGAGAAGAACCCGAACTACGAAATGTTTGCTGATGATTACTACAGCATCATGCAACGTAAAGGCGTGACACCTGAATATGCACAACGTGAAACACGTCGTCGTTCTACCCTGATTGCTTCTATGTTGGTAAAACATGGTTTGGCTGACGGTATGCTTTGTGGTACTTACTCAAGCTATGACATCCACTTAGACTTCGTAAGTAATATCATTGGTAAGCAAGAAGGTCACAATACATTCTTCACGCTCAATGCATTGATGCTTGAAGATCGTAATATTTTCATTGCAGATACTTACATCAACCGTAACCCTACTGCTGAACAGCTTGCGGAAATGACCATTTTGGCTGCTGAAGAAGTACGTCGTTTCGGCATGACACCACGTGTTGCATTATTGTCGCATTCTAGCTTCGGTTCAGATCAAACAGATCCATCAGCACAAAAAATGCGTAAAGTGTTTGATATCTTGACTGAAATTGCACCCGAACTTGAAGTTGAAGGTGAAATGCATGCCGATGCTGCACTTGATGAAAATATCCGTGGTTTCGCATTCCCGAACTCACGCTTCAAAGGTTCTGCAAATCTCTTGATTATGCCTAACCTTGATGCAGCGAATATTTCATTCAACTTGTTGAAATCAACTTCTGGTAATAATGTGACTATTGGCCCTATCCTTTTAGGTGCGGCTAAACCGGTTCACATCTTGACACCTACTGCAACTACACGTCGTCTTGTCAACATGACTGCGTTAACGGTTGCTGAAATTCAAGAAGCTGAGAAAAACGCGCTCTAA
- a CDS encoding multifunctional CCA addition/repair protein codes for MQVYLVGGAVRDHLLGHPYHERDYVVVGATPDQLLSAGYQPVGKDFPVFLHPETKEEYALARTERKSGTGYHGFAFYTDVSVTLEEDLIRRDLTINAMAMDDDGNIYDPYGGQRDLQDRMLRHVSEAFIEDPLRVLRIARFAARYHQLGFKVAPETLQLMQQLTESGELHALTPERVWKETSRALMERDADVYFEVLRSCGALKVLFPEIDALFGIPQRPEYHPEIDCGIHTLMSLQQACRQNYSLDVRFAVLLHDLGKALTPKEELPRHIMHEERGVQPVTEVCDRLKVPTNTKQLAIAVCKEHLKCHQAFNLKPGTLWRLLQRLDVLRRPERVEAFVQACECDSRGRLGLEDREYPQSQYVLDAMQVVRGIKAQDLPPDVKGADIGEMLIERRILALGALKEQHQREIA; via the coding sequence ATGCAAGTTTATTTAGTAGGCGGTGCAGTTCGGGATCACTTACTCGGACACCCCTATCACGAAAGAGATTATGTCGTGGTCGGTGCTACACCCGACCAATTACTTTCCGCTGGCTATCAACCTGTTGGAAAAGATTTCCCCGTATTTCTACACCCTGAAACAAAAGAAGAATATGCATTAGCACGTACCGAACGTAAGTCTGGTACGGGTTATCATGGGTTTGCGTTCTATACCGATGTCAGTGTGACCTTGGAAGAAGATCTGATTCGTCGCGATCTCACCATCAATGCCATGGCAATGGATGATGACGGCAACATTTATGACCCTTACGGCGGGCAACGAGATTTACAAGATCGTATGTTGCGCCATGTATCTGAAGCCTTCATTGAAGATCCTTTACGTGTTTTGCGTATCGCACGCTTTGCAGCGCGCTATCATCAGTTAGGTTTTAAAGTTGCTCCTGAAACTTTGCAGCTGATGCAACAACTCACTGAATCAGGTGAACTCCACGCCCTCACCCCTGAACGGGTTTGGAAAGAAACCTCACGTGCACTGATGGAACGTGATGCGGATGTGTATTTTGAAGTCCTTCGTTCATGCGGTGCACTAAAAGTATTATTCCCTGAAATTGATGCACTGTTTGGTATTCCGCAACGTCCTGAATATCATCCTGAAATTGACTGCGGTATTCATACACTCATGTCCTTACAGCAAGCATGTCGCCAAAATTACAGTTTGGATGTTCGTTTTGCAGTGTTATTGCATGACTTAGGTAAAGCACTGACACCTAAAGAAGAATTGCCACGTCATATTATGCATGAGGAACGTGGTGTTCAGCCTGTGACTGAAGTGTGTGACCGTTTAAAAGTACCGACCAATACCAAACAATTGGCCATTGCGGTATGTAAAGAACATTTAAAATGTCATCAGGCGTTTAACCTCAAGCCTGGTACATTGTGGCGTCTATTACAACGTTTAGATGTATTACGTCGTCCTGAGCGCGTGGAAGCCTTTGTTCAGGCTTGTGAATGTGATTCCCGTGGTCGTTTAGGACTTGAGGATCGAGAATATCCGCAATCACAATATGTTCTCGATGCGATGCAAGTTGTACGTGGCATTAAAGCACAAGATTTACCACCTGATGTTAAAGGCGCGGACATTGGTGAAATGTTGATTGAACGGCGTATTCTTGCCCTCGGTGCACTGAAAGAACAGCATCAGCGTGAAATTGCTTAA
- a CDS encoding GNAT family N-acetyltransferase has protein sequence MSFIIRPLNLDTDLLEIHQLTTQLGYPTSIANIKNRLQRIHQHDHYQTLVIEAQHKVVGYAGYIEQYTWEFDEGYFRIQALVINDQYRGQGLGKALIQAIQNLAQQRGLKRLLVNSGNRPERYPAHAFYKNLGFEEYSLGFTKYLNDQPE, from the coding sequence ATGTCTTTTATTATTCGCCCATTAAATTTAGACACCGATTTACTTGAGATCCATCAACTGACAACGCAACTCGGTTATCCAACTTCTATTGCAAATATAAAAAACCGTTTACAACGCATCCATCAACATGATCATTATCAAACCTTAGTGATTGAAGCACAGCATAAAGTAGTTGGTTATGCGGGGTATATTGAGCAATATACATGGGAATTTGATGAGGGCTATTTTCGTATTCAAGCCTTGGTCATTAATGATCAATATCGGGGTCAAGGTTTAGGAAAAGCACTCATTCAAGCCATTCAAAACTTAGCCCAACAACGTGGCTTAAAAAGATTGTTAGTCAACAGTGGAAATCGACCTGAGCGTTACCCTGCACATGCCTTTTATAAAAATCTAGGATTTGAAGAATACAGTCTGGGCTTCACTAAATATCTGAATGATCAGCCTGAATAG
- the epmA gene encoding EF-P lysine aminoacylase EpmA, whose protein sequence is MSIHYQPTCDLAAIQARARLYAQLRTFFAEREVLEVETPILSQAGVTDVHLASIQAQRHVLGQKQTHYLQTSPEFAMKRLLASGSGPIYQICKVFRDDEHGRKHNSEFTMLEWYRPDFSLKNLMFEVTDLLNVTLKARFGEIRPTILSYKHAFMDRLELNPLQASLKDLKDCCRRVGLSLDLGDDRLAYIDLLFSHMVEPSLGFDTPVFLTDFPPEMASLAKTKLDEDGELVAARFELYIEGLELANAYDELIDADVLRSRFEADNAERAEQGLHIMPIDEYLLAALPHMSECSGIALGIDRLLMVATNQMKLEKVITFPADIS, encoded by the coding sequence GTGAGTATCCATTACCAACCGACCTGTGATCTTGCCGCTATACAAGCACGGGCACGTTTATATGCTCAATTACGCACTTTTTTTGCTGAACGTGAGGTTTTAGAAGTTGAAACGCCAATTTTGTCACAAGCTGGTGTAACCGATGTTCATTTAGCATCGATACAGGCACAGCGTCATGTACTCGGACAAAAGCAAACCCATTATTTGCAAACCTCGCCTGAATTTGCCATGAAGCGCTTACTTGCGAGCGGCAGTGGTCCAATCTATCAAATTTGTAAAGTCTTTCGTGATGATGAACATGGACGCAAACACAACAGTGAATTCACTATGTTGGAATGGTATCGTCCAGATTTCAGTTTAAAAAATTTGATGTTTGAAGTGACAGATTTACTCAATGTGACGTTAAAAGCACGTTTTGGTGAAATTCGTCCGACCATACTCAGCTATAAACATGCGTTTATGGATCGTTTGGAGCTCAATCCTCTACAGGCTAGCTTAAAAGATTTAAAAGATTGCTGTCGCCGTGTCGGTTTAAGTCTCGATTTGGGCGATGACCGTTTAGCTTATATCGATTTATTGTTCTCACATATGGTTGAACCAAGCCTAGGTTTTGATACGCCAGTATTCTTAACCGATTTTCCACCAGAAATGGCATCGCTTGCTAAAACTAAATTGGATGAAGATGGTGAACTCGTCGCAGCGCGTTTTGAACTGTATATTGAAGGTTTAGAGCTTGCCAATGCATATGATGAATTAATTGATGCAGACGTGCTGCGTTCACGTTTTGAAGCGGATAATGCTGAACGTGCCGAGCAAGGTCTACACATCATGCCGATTGATGAATATTTACTAGCAGCATTACCCCATATGAGTGAATGTTCAGGCATTGCACTAGGGATTGATCGTTTATTAATGGTTGCAACTAACCAAATGAAGCTTGAGAAAGTGATTACGTTCCCTGCAGATATTTCTTAA
- a CDS encoding 4-phosphoerythronate dehydrogenase — MKIIADENLAFTDYFFAEFGEIDSRAGRTLKAEDVQDAQALLVRSVTKVNEALIQDSQVEFVGSATIGTDHLDIPALEKLNITWSNAAGCNAQAVAEYVITALLKLRPELLDANETFTLGIVGLGNVGSRLAYMAKLLGWNVIGCDPFVQREQIEQVEFAALLQNADAISIHVPLTKTGEHPTYHLLNADALAEMKPKAILINSARGPVVEEQALVEDIQKTKRQVVLDVFEHEPVIKEEVLNLMALVTPHIAGYSLEGKARGTQMIYNAFCQHFGFSANKQFETQLPACKQYFAEQDLKTALKKHLHSIYDIERDDANLRACVKEGIVDQKAFDYLRKTYPLRREWAAHGGPKA; from the coding sequence ATGAAAATTATCGCAGATGAAAATCTGGCTTTTACCGATTATTTTTTTGCTGAATTTGGCGAGATTGATTCACGTGCGGGTCGAACGCTGAAAGCTGAAGATGTTCAAGATGCTCAAGCACTTTTGGTTCGTTCAGTTACAAAGGTTAATGAGGCCTTAATTCAGGATAGCCAAGTTGAATTTGTTGGAAGTGCAACGATTGGAACCGATCACCTCGATATCCCAGCACTTGAAAAACTCAACATCACATGGAGTAATGCTGCAGGTTGTAATGCGCAAGCGGTAGCAGAATATGTAATTACTGCATTATTAAAGCTACGTCCTGAGCTGCTTGATGCCAATGAGACATTTACCTTAGGTATTGTGGGATTGGGGAATGTCGGTTCTCGTTTAGCGTATATGGCAAAATTGCTCGGTTGGAACGTGATTGGCTGTGATCCTTTTGTACAACGTGAACAGATTGAGCAAGTCGAATTTGCAGCACTATTACAAAATGCGGATGCCATCAGTATCCATGTACCATTAACCAAAACGGGTGAACATCCGACCTATCATTTACTCAATGCCGATGCCTTGGCTGAGATGAAACCAAAAGCAATATTAATTAACTCGGCTCGTGGTCCAGTGGTTGAAGAACAGGCCTTAGTTGAAGATATTCAAAAAACGAAGCGCCAAGTAGTACTTGATGTGTTTGAACATGAACCGGTGATCAAAGAAGAAGTTCTTAATTTAATGGCATTGGTGACACCACATATTGCAGGCTATAGCTTGGAAGGTAAGGCTCGTGGCACGCAAATGATCTACAACGCGTTTTGCCAGCATTTTGGCTTTAGCGCGAATAAACAGTTTGAAACTCAATTGCCAGCGTGTAAACAATATTTTGCAGAGCAAGATTTAAAAACTGCATTAAAAAAGCATTTACATTCGATTTACGATATTGAGCGTGATGATGCGAATCTACGTGCCTGTGTAAAAGAGGGCATCGTGGATCAAAAGGCTTTTGATTATTTACGTAAAACCTATCCATTACGCCGTGAATGGGCAGCACACGGAGGGCCTAAAGCGTGA